A window of Solanum stenotomum isolate F172 chromosome 3, ASM1918654v1, whole genome shotgun sequence contains these coding sequences:
- the LOC125859090 gene encoding uncharacterized protein LOC125859090 — MERDNKLRPPWLEPLLDIDFYGHNCICEVHNQYCTFFCKKCTNKPLCESCWRVDAEAEHELHLFLQIFKVSEKASVRKADIESEVDVRKIQPYIINNHKVILLKPKGGNGGNPKCVICQGKIKDEFYQYCSISCKIIGDIEQLEIVEENGPRKRRKRRPCRSPLF; from the exons ATGGAGAGGGATAACAAACTCCGTCCACCATGGTTGGAACCTCTACTAGATATTGATTTTTATGGACATAATTGTATATGTGAGGTACATAATCAATATTgtacatttttttgtaaaaagtGCACAAACAAACCTCTTTGTGAATCATGTTGGAGGGTAGATGCAGAAGCTGAACATGAACTTCACCTATTTTTACAG ATATTTAAAGTATCGGAAAAAGCATCCGTTCGAAAAGCTGATATAGAAAGTGAGGTAGATGTTAGGAAAATTCAGCCATATATAATAAACAATCACAAAGTTATATTGCTGAAACCAAAAGGAGGAAACGGGGGAAATCCCAAGTGTGTCATATGCCAAGGAAAAATAAAGGATGAATTCTATCAATATTGCTCTATTTCTTGCAAA ATTATTGGAGATATAGAGCAACTCgaaattgttgaagaaaatgGCCCacgaaaaagaagaaagagaaggcCCTGTAGATCACCTTTGTTTTAG
- the LOC125859980 gene encoding LOW QUALITY PROTEIN: uncharacterized protein LOC125859980 (The sequence of the model RefSeq protein was modified relative to this genomic sequence to represent the inferred CDS: deleted 1 base in 1 codon), whose product MDSQTLMIGPSYHLSGISSRRRRGNGGGDYKVEWNPHQQGESEKFRRVFHHGEAFCFMMVLFHIIIILAKGEPCSMKGQQNQAEYDACMSYKPNEVDGFSGDLSSGFVLENPVPRQSLDSVCSHTDLFCFPSRLRGFLFDEKNAQSQVEEVSGVQSDVDIGSDEEDKNLSRSSDSCIFKFLGGRTISCYLSYQECYSELSCSCIRRDRQNGVSFGEVPLSDDKCQKLKPKAEDETDSFNILGGSSPHVEINPPLLDWGEKYLYFPSLAFLNVKNTHSDRTLTVFEPYGTNSQFYPCNFSETLLAPGETASICFVFLPTWLGFSAAQFVLQTSFGGFLVQAKGFAVESPYRIQPLVSLDISSSGRLSKNLSLYNPYNEALYVEEVTIWTSISSGDNTRYAKAICNMNKGEDSNNNFSLLGVKEWLDVKGDEVGIPLVAIRPHRNWEIDPDKTETIIELDFPSHTRGEIFGAFSLQLLSSSKGKADTIIVPLKAELGKMSAHSELTDPLFLSIQTVEQCATDGTSVVALSVRNDSPYILSIVKVSEAGENIKYFRVRYVEGLILFPSTVTQVAVVTYSSPSVQLDPLVQAHEMSMNCKLLVSTNDSRTSEIEVTCMDVVSLCSGGKYDTSIGQEEHSDEVELGNTRATSSSSSMRSPLENKAVDTTMADESVLKNWKSHATANGMSVLDESEVVFPVIQVGSYHSQWITIENPSQKPILVQLVLNSWEIIDECKTSGSHLQPSLSSRIVANYSIAPKRYGFSLAENAVTEALLHPFSKASFGPILFQPAARCQWRSSALLRNNLSGVEWLTLKGSGGLLSLVLLDASEPVQNLEFKLNMPTPLNLSSSGVLYNMKDKFHACSLSLSKELHAKNVGDFPLEVKKIEISGTECGTDGFVINGCKGFSLEPEESIKLVISYHTDFSAATIHRDLELALATGILVIPMKASLPICVLHFCKRSLFWTRVKKLLVTILFLTSLFFLVIWCIIPQVVAFGSHECLPKSGKSYMTSVSHTGKLSRMHPTEKQIGKFLFSFKLNGLLRSIGEGEALSVESFSTCEDIQAVSQNQSVTDQNVNHCAGYNSVSDTQKGMEVSSSAKSVVIQSSNIYETSKAGNLTVKIAKEKGRRRKKRKNSATALVGVFDVSSSHSGNSTPSSPLSPTSNSTPRRPSPQSADVDRPVKLINPFADVGNHQCKKSIHPEFVSQRNVLQREVTLTDGGKNSCPPQEKPAAPKRSVSKPVLLPSATFPCADKSAPRLMCCQPVLASSSVIAHHLRAPGSKPPNQMAVKTDEKMGMEEKFTYDIWGDHLSNLPLVGRSKEVLETPPCALENSSSSFFLRGPQTLITNYQQITVSSDREG is encoded by the exons ATGGACTCTCAAACCCTAATGATCGGACCTTCATATCATCTCTCCGGCATCTCCTCCCGCCG GAGAAGGGGAAATGGGGGAGGGGATTACAAGGTG GAATGGAATCCTCACCAACAAGGTGAAAGTGAAAAGTTCAG GAGAGTGTTTCACCATGGTGAAGCATTCTGCTTTATGATGGTTCTGTTCCATATCATCATTATTCTGGCTAAAGGTGAACCATGCTCAATGAAGGGACAGCAAAACCAAGCAGAGTATGATGCATGTATGTCCTACAAACCCAATGAGGTGGATGGCTTTAGTGGTGATTTGTCATCTGGTTTCGTTCTTGAGAACCCCGTACCTCGTCAAAGTCTTGATAGCGTGTGTTCACATACAGACTTGTTCTGCTTTCCATCCAGATTGCGGGGGTTTTTGTTTGACGAGAAGAATGCCCAATCACAAGTGGAAGAAGTTTCTGGGGTTCAATCTGATGTTGATATAGGATCAGATGAAGAGGATAAAAATCTTAGTAGGTCATCTGATTCTTGTATTTTCAAGTTTTTGGGTGGAAGAACAATTTCATGCTATCTGAGTTACCAAGAGTGTTACAGTGAATTGTCTTGTAGTTGTATAAGAAGGGATAGGCAAAATGGTGTTTCTTTTGGTGAAGTGCCTTTGTCTGATGATAAATGTCAAAAATTGAAACCAAAAGCAGAAGACGAGACAGACAGTTTCAACATTTTGGGTGGTTCTTCCCCTCATGTAGAAATCAATCCCCCTTTGCTTGACTGGGGGGAGAAGTatttatattttccttcattagCTTTTCTAAATGTTAAAAATACACACAGCGACAGGACACTGACTGTATTTGAACCTTATGGAACCAATTCTCAGTTTTACCCTTGCAATTTCAGCGAAACATTGTTGGCACCTGGTGAAACTGCATCaatttgttttgtgtttttgcCTACATGGTTGGGTTTCTCTGCAGCGCAGTTTGTTCTGCAGACTAGCTTTGGTGGTTTCTTGGTTCAGGCTAAGGGCTTTGCTGTTGAATCTCCATATCGCATACAGCCTTTAGTCAGTCTTGATATTTCCTCTAGTGGAAGGCTGAGTAAGAATCTTTCTTTGTATAATCCTTACAATGAAGCCCTCTATGTTGAGGAGGTAACTATTTGGACGTCTATTTCTTCCGGAGATAATACCCGTTATGCAAAGGCAATTTGTAATATGAATAAAGGTGAAGATTCAAACAATAATTTCAGCTTGCTTGGTGTTAAGGAGTGGCTGGATGTCAAGGGTGATGAAGTTGGTATCCCTCTAGTTGCAATTAGACCCCATAGGAATTGGGAAATTGATCCTGACAAAACTGAGACCATCATAGAATTAGATTTCCCTAGTCATACAAGGGGAGAGATATTTGGTGCCTTTTCTCTGCAGTTGCTTAGCTCTTCCAAAGGTAAAGCCGATACAATTATTGTCCCTCTCAAAGCAGAACTGGGCAAGATGTCTGCTCACAGTGAGCTCACGGATCCACTTTTTTTGTCTATTCAAACTGTAGAACAATGTGCTACTGATGGTACTAGTGTTGTTGCTTTGTCAGTGAGAAATGATTCTCCTTACATATTGAGCATTGTCAAGGTAAGTGAAGCTGGAGAGAACATCAAGTATTTTCGTGTCAGATATGTTGAGGGACTAATACTCTTCCCCAGTACTGTTACGCAAGTCGCTGTGGTCACATACAGCTCCCCATCTGTTCAGCTTGATCCTCTGGTGCAAGCTCATGAAATGAGCATGAACTGTAAATTGCTCGTATCAACTAATGACTCAAGAACTTCTGAAATTGAAGTTACTTGCATGGATGTAGTCAGCCTTTGTTCAGGAGGTAAATATGACACTTCAATTGGTCAAGAAGAGCACTCTGATGAAGTAGAACTTGGAAATACCAGAGCAACCTCTTCAAGCAGCAGCATGCGGTCACCATTAGAAAACAAG GCTGTGGATACAACAATGGCAGATGAGTCGGTATTGAAGAACTGGAAATCTCATGCTACTGCTAATGGCATGTCCGTACTGGATGAAAGTGAAGTAGTGTTTCCAGTGATTCAAGTCGGAAGTTATCACTCTCAGTGGATCACAATAGAAAACCCAAGTCAAAAACCAATCTTGGTGCAGCTTGTTCTAAACTCCTGGGAAATTATTGATGAGTGCAAGACTTCAGGAAGCCATTTGCAGCCTTCTCTATCAAGTAGAATAGTTGCTAACTATTCTATTGCTCCAAAGAGATACGGTTTTTCACTAGCAGAGAATGCAGTAACTGAAGCACTTCTTCACCCTTTTAGTAAAGCATCATTTGGTCCAATTTTATTTCAACCTGCAGCTCGATGTCAGTGGAGAAGTTCAGCTTTGCTCAGGAACAATCTTTCTGGTGTGGAGTGGTTAACTCTCAAAGGATCTGGGGGATTGCTTTCTTTGGTCTTGCTTGATGCGTCTGAACCTGTACAGAACTTGGAATTCAAATTAAACATGCCAACCCCTCTTAATCTCTCTTCTTCAGGTGTGCTATATAACATGAAGGATAAATTTCATGCATGTTCCCTGTCATTGTCAAAGGAGCTTCATGCAAAGAACGTGGGGGACTTTCCCTTGGAggtcaaaaaaattgaaatctcTGGAACAGAGTGTGGAACAGATGGGTTCGTGATAAATGGTTGTAAAGGCTTTTCTCTTGAACCTGAGGAGTCTATAAAGCTTGTGATATCATATCATACTGATTTTTCTGCTGCCACTATACATAGAGATCTTGAACTGGCTTTGGCAACTGGTATACTTGTTATACCAATGAAAGCTAGTCTTCCTATCTGTGTGCTTCATTTCTGCAAGAGGTCTTTGTTCTGGACGAGGGTGAAGAAATTGCTCGTCACAATTCTTTTTCTAACTTCTTTATTCTTTCTGGTTATTTGGTGCATCATACCCCAAGTGGTGGCCTTTGGCTCCCATGAGTGCTTGCCTAAGAGTGGAAAAAGCTATATGACATCTGTTAGTCATACTGGAAAATTGTCTCGCATGCATCCCACTGAGAAACAGATTGGCAAGTTCCTCTTCTCCTTTAAATTGAACGGTTTGCTTAGGTCAATTGGGGAAGGTGAGGCTCTGTCAGTTGAAAGTTTCAGTACATGTGAAGATATTCAAGCTGTCTCCCAAAATCAAAGTGTAACTGATCAGAATGTGAATCATTGTGCAGGATATAACTCTGTATCAGATACCCAAAAAGGAATGGAGGTGTCATCCTCTGCAAAGTCGGTAGTGATTCAGAGTTCTAATATATATGAAACCTCAAAAGCTGGTAATCTCACTGTcaaaattgcaaaagaaaaagggaggaggcggaagaagagaaagaattCTGCGACTGCTTTGGTTGGAGTTTTTGATGTTTCAAGTAGTCATAGTGGCAATTCTACACCATCGTCACCCCTGTCTCCTACCTCAAATTCAACACCTCGTCGGCCATCTCCACAGTCTGCTGATGTGGATCGACCTGTTAAGCTCATCAATCCCTTTGCTGATGTTGGTAATCATCAATGTAAAAAAAGTATACACCCCGAATTTGTATCTCAGAGGAATGTCTTGCAGAGAGAGGTAACATTAACGGATGGTGGAAAAAATTCTTGTCCTCCTCAAGAGAAGCCTGCTGCACCTAAAAGATCAGTCAGCAAACCTGTTCTTCTGCCTTCAGCAACCTTCCCTTGTGCTGATAAATCTGCTCCTCGCTTGATGTGTTGTCAACCAGTGTTGGCTTCAAGTTCTGTAATTGCTCATCATTTACGAGCTCCTGGATCTAAACCTCCAAATCAGATGGCAGTTAAAACTGATGAAAAGATGGGTATGGAGGAAAAGTTTACTTATGATATTTGGGGTGACCATCTTTCCAATCTTCCCCTTGTAGGTAGGTCAAAGGAGGTATTGGAGACGCCTCCGTGTGCTTTAGAAAACAGCTCCAGTAGTTTCTTTCTAAGGGGTCCACAGACCCTTATTACCAACTACCAACAAATAACTGTAAGTTCTGACCGTGAAGGTTAA